A single Drosophila miranda strain MSH22 chromosome XR, D.miranda_PacBio2.1, whole genome shotgun sequence DNA region contains:
- the LOC108151113 gene encoding nucleosome-remodeling factor subunit NURF301 isoform X6 — protein MSGRGSRKRGRPPKTPNERTSSGRFSYQLLKKPKYLSEGKSQASTPSASRGISPQSDECSRSSHNNHSRGNRGSAAKRGRGRKSNVQPNTSNYSGRKGYESEYHYGSDFGDSDEDKTDNEDDLLLTPSDDESLDAGNESESEFSVCSFTQNGVGRPPRPPSPEPIWLQEGRKYAPLDLPDSSEDLSMANAHVLRALGIYEVLRRFRHLVRLSPFRLEDFCAALTCDEQSALLTDVHIMLLKAILREEDVQGTHFGPLDQKDTVNISLYLIDAITWPEVLRSYVESDKTFDREVYHILSRSEYPYTGIENRLAVLQFLADQFLTANSIRDVMLQEGPIHYDDHCRVCHRLGDLLCCETCPAVYHLECVDPPMNDVPTEDWQCGLCRSHKVSGVVDCVLPQEKQGVSIRHDSLGVDRHGRRYWFIARRIIVEDQVDSSCWYYSTTNKLKLLLKRLDPEELETRLHAQLTERREEIERQMKLTEALTNENKHTKRSLIDMEQEATKELLDKETLDGKAEAEAEADRISDDQSAEAAKRSEETKMVTRQKSSQLNNGTLYFKLGMEQGFKNYVNQYASNPIALNKPQRNEERDKRRHLSHKFSLTTASDFKWISITMGTPDNMITTLRQTLINFESNITPPFLNPNWQVNKKVWSTAVMNARHATDFATVLLLFQSSLKSVVFANVWHEQLGHRALQRITSAEREERKKLEKREKRERDDEEERNRLAFNYIKYSLGLKHQVWKQKGEEYRVHGQWGWLWLSSSRRCGIRARRAHPRAHNRVFVHYTMGDQNDVNEIVLVDPRTKRFMQQCESNSVDGQMCPYLPEEYTNVKVVEDVDKLASVKGIIDVSKALNDPGRIYYPKLARKCWIDELLERRKKLAKVEEQLALKGVTDVKPFAIPSSAAAGKQTYLEKCLLRLTEVSAKGGSANVNFELVNSLAKQIQTVRLQFSQLNRFAKTFRCYTKECNTNSNAVSQITQNTCYSPLCLQKARAKKELLLLLRKAHTAGNGSKETVAAILGAVKKPSILEQKLTEGKREATQLSVDESDDAKAAETEAPLDLLQDWEQARAHSVAFTEQLLSDCLLVEPDLPNNARVKKEEELVPGSSTNADSSTQDSDKMDFIESMDVCSNVEIESTEDSIVTAINTSCLDASAEDVDMRPGSRRKRFQKSKKAYIGTKDVLDHTLDKEIPLKQNRRFRISSRPVKRDCCTKYEREYFENGKERVYSAVSPRGRVYLINDWSKLYDQAVKSEDKTTVMKKATYARYPLISNFLTHKKKRSLLVLPRYELRKLARLGGRSATNGFHHGAKNNTIWQYQCSRPLFRTCWSYRTCNATTLSCIALQLRILWSCLRWDDMIAKPPSTDGKHQVTTETEIVTLELLKLRHAGRYGEKTSYLRRKVVIPLEMPKTIREVTSIRSGLRKRKRAESPQPTEPQISEEWVEEDKLELWEIKFIGEKQEKARLSTVTRSVASRQLESTGGGSPGTSTNGTLVGAGRVQLAPKPSEDVKEKMEQQLKLQRAAYQQRKVIATCELARAGTPVKGQIIGSRRVIVKNPDGTTRIIQQAVTQVARAAPANASPAAASHSAQSTSNTQSTQSAPTPHKVQIIRGPDGKVSVRGLNPGQQLVQMPDGKLHVLTTSSNSATPGSKGKVLPIKSLPTQSPTAATSTSAAATLAAPAVKQMAVKHVAKPTGAQSIASQRVALPLAQIKNKMLMAQQQQVSAAAAAAATSAPPVQKIATKVVNSSAAGQNMQQVFVQSGSKLVVGQNSQGQKVILSASSTQAATSAVQHQQQIVQTQALPQQIQQAPPQQQSQQMAINQVGSQPTQKVIQQIVNTSNVQQQIVIGGQRIILSPGQTIVTQRNVPQSQALQMVQQQIQTQQQQQQQQQQQQQQQHQQQQQQQQHIVQPQQQYVVQTNQVQSSPTTQTKLVKQLVVQQQAPPPAVEEKAPINAANEATETATQQVLVPNSTLAQQLAQGKLQVATVNGQQVIVKPLGNNQAQIVAHIKHQGDGNAHIVTNNTAPAVPQESPQSSPVKHSQQQALASHSPQQQQQVVVQQQQIAQQCSYDTAAASIPQQHVAPGAVQPQGQTPQQPMSVEESLLQNQPPGTVIKCVTAQVLQTEHGPRIVLQGLVGNDFTAQQLQLVQTQVKQQLMKAQESNGKLGVLGPTKIYLAVQPETTAQSQPPPLTPVHQSTTHQQF, from the exons ATGAGCGGTCGCGGTAGCCGTAAGCGTGGTCGACCGCCAAAGACGCCAAATGAGCGGACTTCTTCTGGACGCTTCAGTTATCAATTGCTCAAAAAGCCGAAATATCTCAGCGAAGGAAAATCGCAGGCAAGCACACCGTCCGCTTCGCGCGGCATTTCCCCGCAAAGCGACGAGTGCAGTCGCAGCAGCCATAACAATCACAGCCGTGGGAACCGTGGCAGTGCCGCCAAGAGAGGACGCGGCCGCAAGTCGAACGTGCAACCCAACACCAGCAACTACTCCGGAAGAAAAG GGTACGAGTCGGAATACCACTACGGATCGGATTTCGGAGACTCCGATGAGGATAAAACCGATAACGAGGATGACCTTTTGCTAACGCCCAGCGATGACGAAAGCTTGGATGCGGGCAACGAGAGTGAGTCGGAATTTTCCGTGTGCAGCTTCACCCAGAATGGAGTGGGTCGGCCGCCACGTCCGCCCAGTCCGGAGCCCATCTGGCTGCAAGAGGGACGGAAGTATGCCCCCCTGGATTTGCCGGACTCATCGGAGGACTTGTCCATGGCCAACGCACACGTTTTGCGCGCCCTCGGCATCTACGAAGTGCTGCGACGTTTCCGGCACTTGGTTCGTCTCTCGCCGTTTCGCCTTGAAGACTTCTGTGCGGCCTTAACTTGCGACGAGCAGAGTGCTCTCTTGACGGATGTACACATAATGCTGCTGAAGGCGATCCTGCGCGAAGAGGACGTCCAGGGCACACACTTTGGGCCGCTGGATCAAAAGGATACGGTCAACATTAGTCTGTACCTCATCGATGCCATCACCTGGCCGGAAGTTCTGCGCAGCTATGTGGAGAGCGACAAGACATTTGATCGTGAGGTCTATCATATCCTGAGCCGATCAGAATATCCATACACCGGCATTGAAAACCGTCTGGCCGTGCTGCAGTTCTTGGCGGATCAGTTCTTGACAGCCAATTCCATACGCGACGTAATGCTCCAGGAGGGACCCATTCACTACGACGACCATTGCCGAGTCTGCCATCGACTTGGAGACTTGCTCTGCTGTGAAACCTGCCCAGCAGTCTATCACTTGGAATGTGTGGATCCGCCAATGAACGATGTGCCCACTGAGGACTGGCAGTGCGGATTGTGTCGCTCGCACAAGGTCAGTGGCGTCGTTGACTGCGTGTTGCCCCAAGAGAAGCAGGGCGTATCAATCAGGCACGACAGCCTGGGAGTCGATCGCCACGGCCGCAGATATTGGTTCATTGCCCGGCGAATTATCGTCGAGGATCAAGTGGACTCCAGCTGTTGGTACTACAGTACAACGAATAAGTTGAAGCTACTGCTCAAACGATTGGATCCTGAAGAACTGGAGACGCGCCTGCACGCCCAGCTAACGGAGCGCCGCGAGGAGATCGAGCGCCAGATGAAGTTGACAGAGGCGCTCACCAACGAAAATAAGCACACCAAGCGCAGTTTGATAGACATGGAGCAAGAGGCTACGAAGGAGCTACTAGACAAGGAGACCCTGGACGGTAAGGCCGAGGCCGAGGCCGAGGCCGACCGCATATCCGACGACCAGTCGGCAGAGGCAGCGAAAAGGTCGGAGGAGACCAAAATGGTCACGCGCCAGAAGTCCAGCCAACTGAACAACGGCACGCTTTACTTTAAGCTCGGCATGGAACAAGGATTCAAGAACTACGTCAACCAGTACGCCTCGAATCCCATAGCCCTCAACAAGCCGCAGCGCAACGAGGAGCGGGACAAGCGACGCCACCTCTCGCACAAGTTTTCGCTGACAACAGCCTCTGACTTCAAATGGATCAGCATCACGATGGGCACACCCGATAACATGATTACAACGCTCAGGCAGACGCTGATTAACTTTGAATCGAACATAACGCCGCCGTTCCTGAACCCGAACTGGCAGGTCAACAAGAAGGTCTGGAGCACGGCCGTCATGAACGCCCGACACGCCACTGACTTTGCgactgtgctgctgctgttccaaTCGTCGCTAAAGAGTGTGGTCTTCGCGAACGTTTGGCACGAACAGCTCGGCCACAGAGCCTTGCAGCGCATCACCAGCGCCGAGCGCGAAGAGCGCAAGAAGCTGGAGAAGCGCGAGAAACGGGAGCGCGACGACGAGGAGGAACGCAATCGACTGGCATTTAACTACATCAAGTATTCCCTGGGACTGAAGCATCAGGTGTGGAAGCAGAAGGGAGAGGAATATCGTGTGCACGGCCAGTGGggctggctgtggctctcGAGCAGTCGACGCTGCGGAATTCGCGCCAGACGGGCCCATCCCCGAGCACACAACAGAGTTTTCGTCCACTACACCATGGGAGACCAGAACGACGTCAACGAGATTGTCCTGGTCGATCCACGCACGAAGCGGTTCATGCAGCAGTGCGAGTCGAACAGTGTCGACGGCCAGATGTGCCCCTATCTGCCGGAAGAGTACACGAACGTGAAAGTGGTCGAGGATGTTGACAAGCTGGCGAGCGTCAAGGGCATCATCGACGTCAGCAAAGCCCTGAACGACCCGGGACGTATCTACTACCCGAAGCTTGCTCGCAAATGCTGGATCGACGAGCTATTGGAGCGACGCAAGAAATTGGCCAAGGTCGAGGAGCAGCTCGCCTTGAAGGGAGTCACCGACGTGAAGCCCTTCGCCATACCATCGTCGGCAGCCGCCGGCAAGCAGACCTACTTGGAAAAGTGCCTGCTGCGTCTCACGGAAGTGTCGGCAAAGGGAGGGTCGGCCAACGTCAATTTTGAGCTCGTAAACTCGCTGGCCAAGCAGATCCAGACGGTGCGCCTGCAGTTCAGCCAGCTCAACCGCTTCGCCAAGACCTTTCGCTGCTACACCAAGGAGTGCAACACCAACTCGAACGCCGTATCTCAAATCACACAAAACACGTGCTACTCGCCGCTGTGTCTGCAGAAGGCCCGTGCCAAGAAGGaacttctgctgctgctgcggaaGGCGCACACCGCGGGCAACGGCTCCAAGGAGACGGTGGCCGCCATCCTGGGTGCCGTCAAGAAGCCCTCTATTCTCGAACAGAAGCTGACCGAAGGCAAACGGGAAGCCACTCAGCTTTCAGTCGACGAGTCGGATGATGCAAAGGCGGCGGAAACCGAAGCACCGCTGGACCTGCTCCAAGACTGGGAGCAGGCTCGCGCGCACTCTGTGGCCTTCACTGAGCAGCTTTTGAGCGACTGCCTGCTGGTAGAGCCAGATCTTCCCAACAACGCCAGGGTcaagaaggaggaggagctggtCCCCGGAAGCAGCACGAACGCCGACTCCAGCACGCAAGACTCGGACAAAATGGACTTCATCGAAAGCATGGACGTTTGCAGCAACGTGGAGATCGAGAGCACTGAGGATTCGATTGTTACGGCGATAAACACTTCGTGCTTGGACGCCAGCGCCGAGGACGTAGACATGCGCCCCGGATCGCGTCGAAAACGTTTCCAAAAGTCGAAGAAGGCCTACATCGGAACCAAGGACGTGTTGGATCACACGCTGGACAAGGAGATACCACTCAAGCAGAATCGCCGTTTTCGCATCAGCTCTCGTCCGGTCAAGCGCGACTGCTGCACGAAATACGAGCGGGAGTACTTCGAGAACGGAAAGGAGCGCGTCTACAGCGCTGTTTCGCCGCGTGGGCGTGTCTATCTGATCAACGACTGGTCCAAGCTGTACGACCAGGCCGTTAAGAGCGAGGACAAGACCACGGTCATGAAGAAGGCCACGTACGCCAGATACCCTCTCATCTCCAACTTCCTTACGCACAAAAAGAAGCGCAGCCTGTTGGTTCTGCCGCGCTACGAGCTCCGAAAGCTGGCGCGTCTGGGCGGACGATCGGCCACGAATGGCTTCCACCACGGGGCCAAGAACAACACCATTTGGCAGTATCAGTGCTCGCGTCCGCTCTTCCGAACCTGCTGGTCCTACCGCACGTGCAACGCCACCACGCTGTCCTGCATTGCCCTCCAGCTGCGGATATTGTGGTCCTGTCTGCGCTGGGACGACATGATAGCCAAGCCGCCGTCCACCGATGGCAAACATCAGGTGACAACCGAGACGGAAATTGTCACCCTGGAGCTGTTAAAGCTGCGCCATGCAGGGCGCTACGGCGAGAAAACCAGCTACTTGCGGCGCAAAGTTGTCATCCCTCTGGAGATGCCAAAGACGATTAGAG AGGTCACGTCGATACGGTCTGGTCTGCGCAAACGGAAGCGCGCTGAATCTCCGCAGCCAACCGAGCCGCAAATAAGCGAGGAGTGGGTCGAGGAGGACAAGCTCGAGCTGTGGGAAATCAAATTCATAGGTGAGAAACAGGAAAAGGCCCGCCTGTCCACAGTGACGCGTTCTGTGGCATCGCGGCAGCTGGAGTCGACCGGCGGCGGCAGTCCGGGCACATCCACCAACGGAACGCTGGTCGGTGCCGGTCGTGTCCAGCTGGCCCCGAAGCCCAGCGAAGACGTTAAGGAGAAAATGGAACAGCAGTTGAAGCTACAAAGAGCCGCGTATCAGCAACGAAAGGTCATCGCCACATGCGAGCTAGCCCGGGCCGGAACTCCAG TCAAAGGCCAGATAATTGGCAGCAGGCGCGTGATCGTTAAGAATCCAGATGGCACCACGCGAATCATCCAGCAGGCAGTCACACAAGTGGCCCGAGCGGCCCCAGCGAACGCGTCGCCAGCCGCCGCTTCCCACTCAGCGCAGAGCACATCCAACACACAGAGCACGCAGTCGGCACCCACCCCGCACAAGGTACAAATCATCCGTGGCCCGGATGGCAAGGTGAGCGTGAGGGGACTGAACCCTGGACAGCAGCTGGTGCAAATGCCGGACGGAAAGCTGCACGTGTTGACAACTTCATCGAATTCGGCGACCCCAG GAAGCAAAGGCAAGGTATTACCCATTAAATCTCTACCCACACAATCGCCCACAGCCGCAACGTCCACGTCGGCCGCTGCAACACTAGCGGCACCCGCAGTCAAACAAATGGCCGTGAAACACGTCGCAAAGCCTACCGGGGCCCAGTCAATAGCGTCACAGCGGGTTGCCCTACCTCTCGCGCAGATAAAGAACAAAATGCTGATGGCCCAGCAGCAACAGGtgtcggcagcagcagcagcggcagccacaTCGGCGCCCCCAGTGCAGAAAATTGCGACGAAAGTCGTCAACTCGAGTGCCGCCGGACAGAATATGCAGCAAGTATTCGTGCAGTCTGGCTCCAAGCTGGTAGTTGGTCAGAACTCTCAGGGACAAAAGGTTATTTTATCCGCCTCGTCCACACAAGCGGCCACATCGGCAgtgcaacatcagcagcaaatTGTACAGACTCAAGCCCTGCCACAGCAAATCCAACAGGCCCCCCCACAGCAGCAATCGCAGCAAATGGCGATCAACCAGGTGGGGAGTCAACCAACACAGAAAGTAATACAACAAATCGTTAACACAAGTAATGTCCAACAACAGATAGTGATAGGGGGGCAGCGCATCATTTTGAGCCCCGGTCAGACTATTGTTACGCAGCGAAATGTGCCGCAGAGCCAGGCCCTGCAAATGGTCCAGCAACAGATTCaaacccagcagcagcagcagcagcagcaacagcagcagcagcaacaacagcaccagcagcagcagcaacagcaacagcacattgtgcagccacagcagcaatATGTTGTGCAAACGAATCAGGTTCAATCGTCGCCCACGACTCAGACAAAATTAGTTAAACAGCTCGTGGTGCAACAGCAAGCCCCACCGCCAGCAGTGGAGGAAAAAGCCCCGATCAACGCCGCCAATGAGGCCACTGAAACGGCCACCCAGCAAGTGCTCGTGCCGAACTCGACCCTGGCCCAACAGCTGGCCCAGGGCAAGCTGCAGGTGGCCACTGTCAATGGACAGCAAGTGATCGTGAAGCCCCTGGGGAACAACCAGGCTCAGATTGTGGCACACATCAAGCACCAGGGGGACGGTAACGCGCACATCGTCACCAACAACACGGCACCAGCAGTGCCCCAGGAAAGTCCGCAGAGCTCGCCGGTGAAACACTCGCAGCAGCAGGCTCTGGCGTCGCACAGCcctcaacaacaacagcaggtTGTTGTCCAGCAACAGCAGATTGCACAGCAGTGCAGCTACGATACTGCCGCCGCCTCCATACCACAGCAGCATGTGGCGCCAGGAGCTGTCCAGCCACAAGGACAGACACCACAGCAACCCATGAGCGTGGAAGAGAGTCTTCTTCAGAACCAGCCGCCCGGCACGGTCATCAAATGCGTTACGGCACAAGTACTGCAAACCGAGCACGGACCACGCATCGTGCTGCAGGGCCTGGTAGGCAACGACTTTACGGcccagcagctgcagctggtGCAGACGCAGGTGAAGCAACAGCTTATGAAAG CCCAAGAATCTAACGGCAAGCTGGGAGTCCTGGGGCCAACGAAAATCTACCTGGCCGTGCAGCCGGAGACCACGGCTCAATCGCAACCACCTCCCCTTACCCCAGTACACCAGTCGACTACACATCAACAA TTCTAG